In the Chitinivibrionales bacterium genome, one interval contains:
- a CDS encoding Rrf2 family transcriptional regulator, with protein MKLSTKSRYGVRAILEIAKNYEKVPTKRKNIVAKQNISDAYLENILIMLKNNGIIETVRGARGGYIINRPPSMITLMEIVGALEGSLAPVDCLDNPSLCSEVQHCPSRKVWKKLYEARRAVLEETTLQDLLDGSESAGKSGYCI; from the coding sequence ATGAAACTATCCACAAAGTCGAGATATGGGGTGCGGGCAATACTGGAAATTGCCAAAAATTACGAAAAAGTGCCCACAAAACGCAAAAACATTGTGGCAAAACAGAATATTTCCGATGCCTATCTGGAAAATATTCTTATTATGCTGAAGAATAACGGAATAATTGAGACGGTACGGGGCGCTCGGGGGGGGTATATTATCAACCGGCCACCATCGATGATAACGCTTATGGAAATAGTCGGAGCTCTTGAAGGTTCTCTGGCGCCGGTAGACTGTCTGGACAATCCCTCACTCTGCAGTGAGGTTCAACACTGTCCATCGAGGAAAGTCTGGAAAAAATTGTATGAAGCTCGAAGGGCGGTTTTAGAAGAAACAACACTGCAGGATTTGCTTGACGGGTCCGAATCGGCCGGTAAAAGTGGTTATTGTATTTAG
- a CDS encoding aldo/keto reductase produces MKYIYLGKTGLIVSRICLGTMTFGQKDWGCNKKTAFEIIDTFLDGGGNFIDTADLYAGGVSEEIVGEALKDKKRDDIVLATKGFFRTADTPNAKGLSRKHLIEACEASLRRLNTDFIDLYQIHGPDPFTPLEETMLALEHLVASGKVRYIGCSNLYAWQIVKATGIARSRGYEQFRCAQHLYNLIIRDVEREILPASHDQGMGFICWSPLASGMLTGKYKKESRPKKGTRVWRRAAADMPRYWHDRGFHIIDETIEVAKKTGKTPAQIALAWLLHDTRVSSVIVGGRKPGQIKENCRAGTWDMPRKYHTRLSEATQFDLGYPHSWISQFGSKDFQDPNIIVP; encoded by the coding sequence ATGAAATACATCTATCTCGGCAAAACAGGACTGATCGTTTCGAGAATCTGCCTGGGAACCATGACATTCGGGCAGAAAGACTGGGGATGCAATAAGAAAACCGCCTTCGAGATTATCGATACATTTCTGGATGGGGGCGGTAATTTTATTGACACGGCAGATTTATACGCTGGCGGTGTTTCGGAAGAGATTGTGGGCGAAGCACTCAAAGATAAGAAACGGGATGATATTGTTCTGGCGACCAAGGGATTTTTCCGCACTGCAGATACACCCAATGCAAAGGGGCTTTCGAGGAAACATCTCATTGAAGCATGCGAGGCAAGTTTACGGCGGCTCAATACCGATTTTATCGATCTGTACCAGATCCATGGCCCCGATCCTTTTACTCCTCTTGAAGAAACCATGCTTGCCCTCGAACATCTTGTCGCATCGGGCAAAGTAAGATATATCGGCTGCAGCAATCTCTACGCCTGGCAGATTGTCAAGGCCACCGGTATCGCGCGCAGTCGGGGATACGAACAGTTCCGCTGTGCGCAGCATCTTTACAACTTGATCATCCGTGATGTAGAGCGGGAAATCCTTCCGGCCTCACACGATCAGGGCATGGGATTTATCTGCTGGAGCCCCCTGGCAAGCGGCATGCTGACGGGGAAATACAAAAAGGAATCCCGTCCAAAGAAGGGTACCCGGGTATGGCGCCGTGCAGCCGCCGACATGCCCCGGTACTGGCATGATAGAGGATTTCATATCATCGATGAAACAATTGAAGTTGCAAAAAAGACCGGCAAGACGCCGGCACAAATCGCCCTCGCCTGGTTGCTCCATGACACACGGGTATCCTCGGTGATCGTAGGCGGAAGAAAACCCGGGCAGATAAAAGAAAACTGCCGCGCCGGAACCTGGGATATGCCGCGGAAATACCATACCCGGCTCTCAGAAGCCACTCAATTCGATTTGGGCTATCCCCATAGTTGGATCAGCCAATTCGGGAGCAAAGATTTTCAGGACCCGAACATCATTGTTCCTTAA
- a CDS encoding methyltransferase, with product MNNSEINPSPELLARHAPLTPVYGCSSLVAHIAPDVFGLWLFWEEETGGEREIPYWTVVWPGAAVLAQYILDNSTTLVKEKRVLDLGCGGALPAIAAFHGNAKKIVANDIDHVALHIATLNARANNASLTLNSDNLVDRKYPGNFDLLLAGDLFYERGTAEKTLSFLWKARESGARVLIADGERKYAPRTGVVLLRECIMPVNKELEGIDKRKVRLLELE from the coding sequence ATGAATAATTCGGAAATAAATCCTTCCCCGGAGCTTCTGGCGCGCCATGCTCCTTTGACGCCGGTTTACGGATGTTCATCGCTTGTTGCCCATATTGCACCGGATGTTTTCGGGTTATGGCTTTTTTGGGAAGAAGAGACCGGCGGTGAGCGCGAGATACCCTACTGGACCGTTGTATGGCCCGGCGCTGCAGTGCTTGCCCAATATATTCTCGACAACAGCACAACTCTCGTCAAAGAAAAACGGGTCCTGGACCTTGGATGCGGCGGGGCTCTTCCCGCAATCGCAGCTTTCCATGGAAATGCCAAAAAAATAGTCGCAAACGATATCGATCATGTTGCACTCCATATCGCCACTCTCAATGCACGTGCCAATAACGCTTCTCTTACACTCAACAGTGATAACCTGGTGGACCGGAAATACCCGGGGAACTTCGACCTGCTCTTAGCCGGCGATCTGTTTTATGAAAGAGGCACAGCCGAAAAGACCCTCTCCTTTCTGTGGAAAGCCAGAGAATCAGGCGCTCGTGTACTTATTGCCGACGGTGAGCGGAAATATGCCCCCCGAACCGGGGTGGTTCTGCTTCGAGAATGTATTATGCCCGTGAATAAAGAGCTGGAAGGGATTGACAAAAGAAAGGTCAGACTGCTTGAGCTGGAGTGA
- the thiF gene encoding sulfur carrier protein ThiS adenylyltransferase ThiF: MAGTDFDTVVSKFFSPGQIKKIKAMHIGIAGAGGLGSNCATFLVRCGFEKFTLVDFDEIEHSNLNRQAYFTGQVGMPKVTALRENMRRINDLISVKTFQISLSDTNLDSVFSSCDIIIEAFDKSECKAMIARKFKNSDKLLVCASGLAGYGNSDRIETKKMGDTFYLIGDTTSEVAGDIHPYAPCVAIAAAKQADVVLEWVLGREEG, from the coding sequence ATGGCAGGTACAGATTTTGATACGGTGGTTTCGAAATTTTTCAGTCCCGGCCAGATAAAAAAAATCAAAGCGATGCATATCGGCATTGCCGGCGCCGGTGGACTCGGTTCCAACTGCGCCACGTTTCTGGTCCGGTGCGGATTTGAGAAGTTTACGCTCGTGGATTTCGATGAAATCGAACACTCCAATCTGAACCGTCAGGCATATTTCACCGGCCAGGTGGGGATGCCTAAAGTAACGGCGCTCAGGGAAAACATGCGGCGGATCAACGATCTGATTTCAGTCAAAACATTCCAGATATCCCTGAGTGATACGAATCTCGATTCGGTCTTTTCTTCCTGTGATATAATTATCGAAGCCTTCGATAAAAGCGAGTGTAAAGCGATGATCGCCCGTAAATTCAAGAACAGCGACAAACTGCTGGTGTGCGCAAGCGGTCTTGCCGGATACGGCAACAGTGACCGGATCGAAACAAAAAAAATGGGCGATACGTTCTATCTTATCGGTGATACCACCTCCGAAGTAGCCGGTGATATACATCCTTACGCCCCCTGCGTAGCTATCGCCGCCGCCAAACAGGCCGATGTAGTACTGGAATGGGTGCTTGGCCGAGAAGAAGGATAA
- the thiH gene encoding 2-iminoacetate synthase ThiH has product MEFYRKLQEFKSFNLQSYLDSIAPHHIEAILAKDNVTELDFPALLSDAALEYLEPMAQRAATITRKQFGNVIFLFTPLYISNYCENTCRYCSFACTHNIERRHLSPREIREEAQKIGDTGMRHILLLTGESSKKATLEYITDAVALCRDYFSSIGIEIYPLTEEGYGRCVAEGVDSLTIYQEVYDETIYHELHRGGPKDNYRFRLEAPDRACRQNVHSLTIGALLGLHDFRKEAFALALHLRHIQNTWPATEVSVSLPRIRPLVQDFALPDPVSDKRFVQLLTAFRIAFPSVGITISTRESKEFRNNILPLGVTRMSAGVSTAVGGHSQAPSTTQFEIADSRSLEEMKRDLLRAGFQPVTYDWNSRLLINS; this is encoded by the coding sequence GTGGAATTTTATCGGAAACTGCAGGAATTTAAAAGCTTTAATCTCCAAAGCTATCTGGATTCGATCGCTCCTCACCATATTGAAGCGATTCTGGCAAAGGATAACGTAACCGAACTCGATTTTCCGGCCCTGCTTTCCGATGCCGCGCTCGAGTATCTGGAGCCCATGGCGCAAAGGGCGGCAACGATCACCCGGAAACAATTCGGTAATGTAATTTTTCTTTTTACCCCTCTTTATATTTCGAATTATTGTGAAAACACCTGCAGGTATTGCTCCTTTGCATGCACTCATAATATCGAGCGGCGTCATTTGTCTCCAAGGGAAATCAGGGAGGAAGCGCAAAAGATCGGCGACACCGGTATGCGCCATATTCTTCTTTTAACCGGTGAATCGTCAAAAAAAGCGACTCTGGAATATATCACCGATGCTGTTGCTCTCTGCCGTGATTATTTCTCATCCATCGGGATCGAAATATATCCGCTTACCGAGGAAGGCTATGGGCGGTGCGTTGCCGAAGGGGTCGATTCGTTGACAATTTATCAGGAAGTCTATGATGAAACGATCTATCATGAGCTTCATCGGGGAGGACCCAAGGACAATTACCGGTTCCGTCTTGAAGCTCCCGACCGGGCATGCCGGCAAAATGTCCATTCACTCACGATCGGCGCGCTTCTGGGGCTCCATGATTTCCGAAAAGAAGCATTTGCTCTGGCGCTCCACCTGCGCCATATCCAGAACACCTGGCCAGCCACCGAGGTTTCGGTGTCGCTGCCGCGGATCCGTCCGCTGGTACAGGATTTTGCGCTTCCCGATCCGGTTTCCGATAAGCGGTTTGTCCAGTTGCTTACCGCGTTCCGGATTGCTTTCCCTTCGGTCGGCATTACGATTTCCACCAGGGAATCAAAGGAATTTCGGAACAATATTCTGCCGCTCGGCGTCACCCGGATGTCTGCCGGTGTTTCAACTGCCGTAGGCGGGCATTCACAGGCCCCCTCAACAACCCAGTTCGAAATAGCCGACAGCCGGTCGCTGGAAGAGATGAAACGGGATTTGCTCAGGGCCGGATTTCAACCGGTGACTTACGACTGGAATTCCAGACTGCTCATAAATAGTTGA